From Girardinichthys multiradiatus isolate DD_20200921_A chromosome 19, DD_fGirMul_XY1, whole genome shotgun sequence:
AGTTTCATTTTGATTTGCATAgtgaaataaatttacttttccATTATACTAAAATTTATTGAGGACCAATTGTAATTatacatttgaataaataatccCTCGCCCTCATTGCATGATCTGTAGtaacatctttaaaaaatggCGCAGGTCGACACTTCATGTACTCACTAAGGCTGGTTTGTTTGCGGGGATTTCCAACCTATTCTTATGGCAGAAAATGTTTGGATTTTCCTTCAGATGACTCATCCCTCAGGGTTATATTTGTTctctttggaaaaacagagcaaTCCCCGTTTATAGCTCTTCTCAATGATCCGGAAGGTGTTCCCAGCCATGGCTTCCAGGAGGCCTTCGGTCTCCACTCAGTGTGAACAGGAAAGTTCCTCTTAACTGCCAGGTCCTTCTtacattacagaaaataaaatgcctAAAGAGagattattgtttgtttttaaccttTGATACTTTGCATTGTGTTTCATTGAGTTTGTTAATCATAcgaaagaaaaataacacatgTACTCATCTTTGTTAAAATGTTGATGAGATGGTTTGATTTTTGTCCTTCTTTCTCCTTTAGATTATTTATTATTCCTATTTTCTCATAAACTATTAAAAGTGACAGAAGTTTTGTTCCAGAGGGACCAAACTATTACATGCAGCTGTCTGGATGTAAACTTGCGCTGTCTGACAGAGTTGCGCTCACTGTGAGATTAGGCTGGAATGTTTGGCAGGGCTTCTGTTGACTGGCCTGCTGACATATCTTTTGCTCATCCACAATGTGCAGACTTGTCATTTCCCATTCTTTATTCCTTCCGATAAGGCCGCCTGTCAGCCTGCTTCCTCTAGTTTAGATAGCAGTGACTGCACTGTATATGTAGCAGCTAGAATTATTGGATATCAGTCACTGACAGGCACTGTCAGCAGTCTAAAATAGGGTGTTATCATttctaaagaatatttaaagcaaaaagtggattttcatcttattttactGACAAAACCTTTAATGCTTTTTATCACTGTCCCCTGTAGGTCTACCAAGCACCATGTCAGGGATATCAGACGGGAAAAAGAAGTGGGCAGCAGTCAGGGACCGCCTGGGCTCCTCTCAGGACTCCGACACGCAGCAGGAGGCCAACCTGGAGAGCGCCGATCCTGAGCTGTGCATCAGATTGCTGCAGGTCCCCACTGTGGTAAACTACTCGGGGCTGAAGCGTCGCCTGGAAGGCAGCGACCAGACATGGATGGTCCAGTTTCTGGAGCTGAGCGGCTTGGATCTGCTCCTGGAAGCCCTGGACCGGCTCTCGGGCCGTGGGTGCTCCCGCATCGCGGATGCCTTATTGCAGCTCACGTGCGTCAGCTGTGTCCGAGCGGTAATGAACTCATCAGCAGGGATCCACTTCATCATAGAAAACGAGGGATACATTCGGAAGCTCTCGCAAGGTTGGTTCAACAACCACTTTTTTACTACATTATCTAATATTTGATGAGTTGGTCATAACCCACATGATGAAGGGATTCTCTGTGACTCATCCTGCTGAGAGGAATTTTCCTGTCATGCATTCAGTTGTGAATACACACACACTGCCTTGCACAACtgttcatacctcttgaacctttcctcattttgtcacattacaaccagaaacaTACCTGTTTTACTGGGTTTTTAtatgatacaccaacacaacgTATTGCCTGATTGTGAGatagaagggaaaaaaaatgcatGGTTTTCTAGATCTTTTACaactatccatctatccattgtcttccacttatctgaAATTAGGTAGTGAGGGCAGCAGGTTCAGGGGAGAACCCCAGACATCCCTTTTCCTAGTGACATCCTCCAGCACAGTGTAGGGGATCCCAAGGCATTGCCAGGCCAGTGGTTCTACTTCGAGCTCACCCAAGTTGAAGGAACTCCTCGCCTTATCTCTAAGGCTGAGTCCAGCCACCCTCCAGGGGAAGCTAATTTCTGCCATTATATCcgagattttgtgtttttgaccaTGATCCATATGTCATGAACCTAGGTGAGGATTGGAGCTTAGAGGGGCAGTTAAATCGAGCTCTTTATTGACCACAACAGATGGGCGTAGTGCCTGCATCACTGCAGACGAAGCCccaatccatctgtccattTCCTGTTCCATCCTATCTTAACTCGTGAGCAAGACACCCTGACACAACTAAATATCTGGaagattttttttgcatttgtattgaCCAACTTTGGACATCCAGTTCTGGAATTCTACAAATTTCAATTTTTACCCAGTCTCTTCAAAAAActcaagctcagttagattAAACAGAGAttggttttaaaccattctattgtagcttaGACTGTATCTTTGAGGTCTTTGTCCACATTCAGAAGGTGAACGTCCAGCccattctcaagtcttttgcatccTCTACAAGGTTTTCTTAAAGAAATGCCCTGGATTTTGCTCCAACCATCTTCCCTTTAACTCTGACTAACTTctctgtccttgctgaagaaaagcatcccacagcataatgctgccaccaccacgtgtGGCACACTCCACAAAGGACCTCGTCCAATTTTCTTTCAAGAATGGGTTTCTTCCTACCACTTCTCCATAATgggcagatttgtggagtgcatctTGAATAACTGCTCTATCTCCccccctgagctgtggatctctgcagttccccCAGAGTTACCACGGGCCTCTTGGCtccttctctaattaatgccctccttgcccACCTTTTTCAGTtaaggtggacagccatgtcttgctaggtttgcagttgtgccaaacTCTGAACAaagctccatgagatgttcaaagcttgaactgttgttttataacctagccCTGCTTTAATCTTTATCCATGACCTGtcttctgtgttccttggtcttcatgaggctgtttgtttactaatgttatGTAGCAACCCactaaggccttcacagaacagctgtatttgtatGCTGACAAAAGTAAACATAAATTGACTTGATTTACTAATGAGGTGTCTTCTGAAAGCAATTAGTTAAACTCGATTTTATGTCAGTGTATCAGAACAAAAGAGGGCGTATATAAATGCACGCTACATTTTTTAGTTGTCTATCTATTTCCTTCCAATATATTGAAATATGAGTTGCAAAACACTATAAAGCATTGCTTCAGGACATTCCTATAGCACTGTGAAtattgaattttatttgtttttatctatAGCAAAATGCCACATAGTCGAGCCACTGAAGCCAAAGTTCAGCTTGAATAATCTCAAAGATAGCGAGACAGAGCATCCTGCTTGATTTAGTCTCGAATTGGACTAAAGGGGCAGAAAAAATTGATttaagaaatgtaaaatgtgaGGACTTTAATACATATTACAATATTCCACAGCCTTGGACACTTCAAACATCATGGTGAAAAAGCAGGTGTTTGAGCTCCTCGCAGCCCTCAGCATCTTCTCTGCAGAAGGTCACCGTTTGGCTCTGGATGCTCTGGATCATTACAAGGCAAGCAGATAAAtattaagaaatacatttgccACATGTTCACCTCCTTTAGAGCTCACATTAAATGACTGGTGCAATTAAAGTGTTTCTCACCAACTCTGATTTCCCCTCTTCAGGGCTTGAAGACACGGCAGTATCGCTTCAGCGTCATCATGAACGAGCTGCAGGCCACAGATAACGTCCCTTACATGGTCACGCTCCTCAGCGTCATCAACGCCCTCATCTTTGGCACGGATGACCTGAGACACAGAGATAAAATGAGAAAGGAGTTTATTGGTAAGTCTTCCATTTATGAGCAAGGTGATTTATCGGTCAACAGCAGGTGGATACAGAAGGTCAGAAAACATTAGCTTTTTAACTCATTTCTTTGTCACTGGGTCTTAGCTAAGAATAGGTCCAATGGCCTAATTTTCACATGAAACGCCTGAGAATGAAGTGTTTGCAACATTGTGTTTTCACAAGTTTAGCAGCACAGCTAGTGACTGAGAAACTATCAGCATTCTTGGATGGATCAAACTAAATTAAGATTTTAATCATATCTCTGAGACTATGTGCCATCTGGAAAGTTGAGCCTTAAGAAACATACAATCCCACCCGTAAATAAGCGTGGCTGCAGCCAACAAAACATCTCAGCTCCCGCCACCTTAAAGCAATTAGCCCTCTGATTGAGCCCTCCTATTTTCAGATTACTCACCTGGGACCTCCTGACATTAACCCTGAACTAAAATCCCTATGTGTTGAAGGATTTTTAAGATAAACATTGCCAAACGTTAACTGTATGTTGTGATAtttgaagctgttttttttattgtttattatttcgCAGGCCTCCGGTTGCTTGACATTCTGCCCAAATTAAGGTAAGCCTGCTGTGGATGATTCATGTCTTTCTCTGTTAACAAAGTTCCTGcagtttagtttattaaaaTGGTTAGCAGACTGGGGGTGCTAGTTGGTCTGCTTGTAATGGTACACAGAACAATAAAGGTATGATTATTTGCAGGATAAATATGAACAAATGAAGAGCAGTCTATAGAGACACTAAGCACCAGCAGCCAAGAACACTGTTCAAACACATTCAATATCAAAACTGAGTCCCTGCAGTATGACCAGGTATAGAAACTATGGAACAAAGTTTATTTCAGGATATGTCTGGAAAACAAGAGTGTGGGAAATATTTGTTCTCAGACTTTATTTCTTATCCCACTGTCTACAAGTTGGATTTGTCTGTCCATTTGCCcaccatccatcctttcatcatttttttttttttttttttttaaacttgttctGTCCCTCATTTGTTTTTGGTAGGAAACCTTCAACCTTTTTACTTGGATTTCTAAATGTAAGGGGAAGCTTTCTGCACATTCAACTTTTGTACATTTCAACTTAAAACTGAgaaattctttattttaaaataaacaaactgcaTCCTTCAGTTAATCATACAGTGTCAATGGAGAATGttagttttgattttaaaacaacgcaacaaaaccttttatatagtgcttttttataattttttttttcctttgaggATGTCAGTATTGTGGTACTTGTTTAAACTAAGTATAATAAATGGTTTTTTGGAGcttttaaaccataaaaatcctgcaaacaaaacaatgctTCGAGCTTTAATTTTTAGCTTTAGATTAGGAACGAAAGGATTAATTCGAgtttgattttaaactgaattcaCGCTGTAACATTATTTGGTGTCCAGGGAACAAGAGGACGAAGACTTGATTATTCAATGTGAGGCTTTCGAGGAGGCAATGGCTGAGGATGAGGAAGAGCAGCTGCGGCTTTACGGAGGCATTGATATGAGTAATCACCAGGAGGTTTTCACTGCACTCTTCAACAAGGTGAGAGCAGCAACGGGTTGAAATTAGCCAGTTAAGTAGAAAATGAATAAGTACATGCTTCTGTTTCCTTCAAAACAGTGTAGAACAGGGGTCGACAATCCTTCAGCCAGCTATTTTTGGACCTCAATCCTGCAGAat
This genomic window contains:
- the inf2 gene encoding inverted formin-2: MQTASGQDATVLSIHLGGLPSTMSGISDGKKKWAAVRDRLGSSQDSDTQQEANLESADPELCIRLLQVPTVVNYSGLKRRLEGSDQTWMVQFLELSGLDLLLEALDRLSGRGCSRIADALLQLTCVSCVRAVMNSSAGIHFIIENEGYIRKLSQALDTSNIMVKKQVFELLAALSIFSAEGHRLALDALDHYKGLKTRQYRFSVIMNELQATDNVPYMVTLLSVINALIFGTDDLRHRDKMRKEFIGLRLLDILPKLR